From Paenibacillus sp. V4I7, one genomic window encodes:
- a CDS encoding rhamnogalacturonan acetylesterase → MKKVLLTVLTVVLCLSFMIGGSVSASTPTVYKFNFGAGSEVPGDYIQVNASEAYTPDKGYGFNTPQDVINVAASGTGVGSTAVQFVKYGVTSANTFNVDLDKGLYQVQVMLGDTSRSSVAAEGVYQLLNLTGITPEDSFLIPITDGQLNLIVTAGIEGNAHTIAALIITKVSKYPVMPRTVWIGGDSTVANYYPKDADELVGWGQIITELVNPETFQVRNMASAGQIAKGFLEGGSLDTILKYIKRGDYFLFEMGINDEKKYSEGQFTIYMRQIVEAVKAKGATVVLVPPQGRAISWTTDGVNLVHYAEDDSYRHATIALSQEQNVGLVDLNVLSSAYFTSIGPAETDLLYKTGDWLHFNRKGATVLAKLVVQDLQKQGMDGFDYLISF, encoded by the coding sequence ATGAAAAAAGTATTACTGACTGTATTAACTGTTGTCTTATGTTTGAGCTTTATGATTGGCGGTTCCGTATCTGCGTCAACACCAACCGTTTACAAATTTAATTTTGGCGCAGGATCCGAAGTACCGGGTGATTATATTCAAGTCAACGCTTCTGAAGCATATACTCCCGATAAAGGGTACGGCTTTAATACACCTCAAGACGTAATAAATGTCGCAGCATCCGGAACAGGCGTGGGAAGCACAGCCGTACAGTTTGTAAAATACGGGGTAACTAGTGCTAACACATTCAATGTTGATTTAGATAAGGGTCTTTATCAGGTTCAGGTCATGTTAGGGGACACATCGAGATCGAGCGTAGCGGCTGAAGGTGTCTACCAATTATTAAATTTAACAGGAATCACTCCTGAAGATTCATTTCTTATTCCCATTACAGACGGACAATTGAATCTCATTGTAACTGCAGGCATAGAGGGCAACGCCCATACAATAGCCGCCCTCATCATCACCAAAGTGTCGAAATATCCTGTTATGCCCAGAACGGTATGGATCGGCGGAGATTCGACGGTAGCCAACTATTATCCCAAGGATGCCGATGAACTCGTCGGTTGGGGACAAATCATTACGGAGCTTGTGAATCCGGAAACCTTTCAGGTTAGAAATATGGCTTCCGCCGGACAAATTGCGAAAGGGTTCTTGGAAGGCGGATCGCTGGATACAATCCTGAAATACATTAAAAGGGGCGATTATTTCCTGTTTGAAATGGGTATCAATGATGAGAAAAAGTATTCTGAAGGTCAATTCACAATATATATGCGGCAAATTGTCGAGGCGGTGAAAGCAAAAGGGGCGACAGTCGTCTTAGTGCCCCCTCAAGGGCGGGCCATAAGCTGGACTACGGATGGAGTCAACCTGGTGCACTATGCCGAAGATGATTCCTATAGGCACGCGACCATTGCTTTATCGCAAGAACAAAATGTCGGACTTGTGGATCTTAATGTTCTAAGCTCAGCTTACTTTACTTCGATAGGGCCGGCAGAAACGGATCTTCTTTATAAGACTGGTGATTGGTTGCACTTTAATCGCAAGGGCGCCACTGTCCTTGCTAAGCTTGTGGTGCAGGATTTGCAAAAACAAGGTATGGATGGTTTTGACTATTTGATAAGCTTTTAA
- a CDS encoding OmpL47-type beta-barrel domain-containing protein: MNDLNLGWNELSAEAKTTAGSLIVAHNAPKTHPVLLQTGVSKVYLDTLNGVTIFSANGSKIKHASLILKHSTNTILRNLEFDELWEWDEATKGDYDKNDWDFLTIEDDSKVWIDHCTFNKSYDGGVDIKKGSSGVTISWSFFKGDDRSPNSWVSQQISALENNRSAYAMYNYLRSQGLSADDIIAVSSGQKKQHLVGATEFASENANLQVTLHHNYYKDMQDRLPRLRGGNAHAYNIVMDSSGNWGAKKLISDSLAAALSAKGYHFGVTSNGAISTEGGAVLIEKSQIIDMYYPLRNNQADPNNPAYTGKIFALDTMYSLDGTSFRGNSNESNSPLSPVPAPLIPFAWNGFTTLPYSYANDDPSVLRSRLLANNGAGAGKLNWSKEKWLLTELPTESAPPGAVTGLSASTSTDNSGQVSLTWNTVDRADYYNVYRSISHAGPYEAIADHLTANTLIDLALIGGTTYYYVVTASNVGGESAKSVEASVSIPLPNTAPTTVITSYSNGRYLNVNTPILTWTFNDPDAGDIQTAFQIQASSDNWTTISTDNGVIADAAELYTMGALTDGEWALRVRTKDRNGAWSEWAYRSIIIDTVAPTATVSYSALNPTYQDVVATILPSESVTVTNNNGLTQFTFSQNGSFTFTFEDAAGNTGSEMAAVNNIDKTAPITIDDAPKGWVNKDITVSLLADDMGSGVAATYYAVDGSTPQTGNRVTITSEGIHTLVYWSVDHAGNVEEMKSLSIHLDKTGPSIQLMLDKTTLWPANNKTVTVTATVYSSDNLSQVDSIVLTSITLNVPDDGVGQMIRDAQYGTLDTSFILLAKKASGETDLVYRVTYTAVDKAGNKTDAIASVTVPHDQSGKK; encoded by the coding sequence ATGAATGATTTGAATCTTGGCTGGAATGAGCTTTCAGCGGAAGCGAAAACAACGGCGGGATCTTTGATCGTCGCACACAACGCTCCGAAAACTCATCCTGTTCTGCTTCAAACCGGTGTGAGTAAAGTGTATCTCGATACGCTTAATGGTGTGACTATTTTTTCAGCGAACGGTTCCAAAATAAAACATGCTTCACTTATTTTGAAGCATAGCACGAACACCATCCTTCGTAACTTGGAGTTTGATGAATTGTGGGAATGGGATGAAGCTACCAAAGGAGATTACGACAAAAACGATTGGGATTTCTTAACCATTGAGGATGATTCGAAGGTTTGGATCGACCATTGTACCTTCAATAAGTCCTACGATGGCGGTGTTGATATTAAAAAAGGTTCTTCCGGCGTAACCATCTCGTGGTCCTTTTTTAAAGGGGATGACCGAAGTCCTAACAGCTGGGTCAGCCAGCAAATTAGCGCTTTGGAAAATAATCGCTCGGCTTATGCCATGTACAATTATCTTCGCAGTCAAGGTTTGAGTGCGGACGATATTATTGCGGTGTCTTCCGGACAAAAGAAACAGCATCTTGTCGGGGCCACCGAATTCGCATCAGAAAATGCAAATCTGCAGGTGACTCTGCATCATAACTACTATAAAGACATGCAGGACCGTTTACCTCGTCTTCGGGGCGGGAATGCCCACGCTTACAATATTGTAATGGACAGTTCGGGCAATTGGGGAGCAAAGAAACTTATCTCCGATAGTCTTGCAGCTGCGCTAAGCGCCAAGGGTTATCATTTCGGAGTAACCAGCAATGGGGCGATTTCAACCGAGGGCGGAGCCGTCCTTATTGAAAAATCCCAGATTATCGATATGTATTATCCATTGCGGAATAACCAAGCGGATCCCAATAATCCGGCATATACGGGCAAAATTTTTGCGCTGGATACGATGTACTCATTAGATGGAACTTCGTTTAGAGGTAACAGTAATGAATCGAATAGTCCGCTGTCGCCAGTTCCGGCACCGTTAATTCCTTTCGCTTGGAACGGATTTACAACTTTGCCATACAGCTATGCCAACGATGACCCGTCGGTTCTGAGAAGCCGGCTTTTGGCTAATAACGGCGCCGGAGCAGGAAAGCTGAACTGGTCGAAGGAAAAATGGCTGCTGACTGAGCTTCCAACCGAGTCTGCGCCTCCTGGGGCAGTAACCGGATTGTCGGCTAGTACTTCGACTGACAACAGCGGCCAAGTTTCTTTAACTTGGAACACTGTGGATCGAGCGGATTACTACAACGTTTACCGCAGCATCAGTCATGCTGGCCCGTATGAGGCAATCGCGGATCATCTTACTGCAAACACGCTTATTGACTTGGCATTAATTGGAGGAACAACATACTACTATGTGGTAACCGCGTCCAACGTCGGAGGGGAAAGCGCCAAATCCGTTGAAGCAAGCGTGTCCATCCCCTTACCGAATACTGCACCGACGACCGTGATCACTTCTTATTCCAACGGCCGGTATTTAAATGTGAATACGCCGATATTGACATGGACATTCAACGATCCGGATGCCGGTGACATCCAAACCGCCTTTCAAATTCAAGCTTCTTCCGATAATTGGACCACGATTTCAACAGACAACGGAGTAATTGCAGATGCTGCCGAATTGTATACAATGGGGGCTTTAACCGACGGGGAATGGGCGTTGAGAGTTCGAACCAAAGACAGAAACGGAGCATGGTCGGAATGGGCCTATCGAAGCATAATCATTGACACCGTTGCACCAACCGCAACAGTCAGCTATAGCGCTCTCAATCCGACCTACCAAGATGTGGTGGCGACGATTTTACCAAGCGAATCTGTTACGGTAACGAACAATAACGGGCTTACTCAGTTTACATTTAGCCAAAATGGAAGCTTTACCTTTACGTTTGAAGACGCGGCAGGGAATACAGGAAGTGAAATGGCTGCCGTCAATAACATTGATAAAACGGCACCGATCACAATCGACGATGCTCCGAAAGGCTGGGTAAACAAGGATATAACGGTGAGCCTGCTTGCCGACGACATGGGCTCAGGTGTGGCCGCAACTTATTACGCAGTCGATGGCAGTACTCCACAAACCGGCAATAGGGTGACCATCACTTCTGAGGGGATTCACACCCTTGTGTATTGGAGTGTGGATCATGCCGGTAATGTGGAGGAGATGAAAAGCCTCTCCATTCACCTGGATAAAACGGGACCATCGATTCAGCTCATGCTGGATAAAACGACACTTTGGCCCGCCAACAATAAGACTGTGACTGTAACGGCAACCGTTTATTCGAGCGATAATCTGTCGCAGGTCGATTCGATTGTACTGACTTCAATTACGCTGAACGTTCCTGATGACGGAGTCGGACAGATGATTAGAGATGCTCAATATGGAACTCTGGATACCTCATTCATTTTACTGGCAAAAAAAGCGAGTGGGGAAACGGACCTTGTTTATAGGGTCACATATACAGCTGTTGATAAGGCAGGAAACAAGACTGATGCAATTGCTTCAGTAACAGTACCCCATGATCAGTCAGGAAAAAAATAA
- a CDS encoding IS110 family transposase, which produces MNDFVVGMESTGHYWFNIANWLVGQGIDVTLVNPMTTKRNKENRDNSPSKNDPKDALVIADAVSRGFYTPFSPKDEAFRRIRVMVTNREHWVVKSGRIKNRIHRWLDIRFPEYRQAFDDIFSDRSLATLRRFPAPSDLQLTPEQMVQIRGEYMARPGGVRGKNKALELQSLARHSVGDTTALEEDKWELRHLIEEYERICRIIDEADEMIEKVLPEIPCSDLVRSVGASVPATAAILAFGGDLRKLSHGNQLLRKAGLNLAERSSGKYKGQIKLTKRGNSLLRKHLYFTVFHLLSFNGAFQAMHAHNTEVKRMTKMQSMMKLIGKLARMLVAMAREGQTFSMDKAQLPLAA; this is translated from the coding sequence ATGAATGACTTCGTTGTGGGAATGGAGAGCACCGGTCACTACTGGTTCAATATTGCCAACTGGTTGGTGGGTCAAGGAATTGATGTGACTCTTGTCAATCCAATGACAACCAAACGCAATAAGGAAAACAGAGATAACTCACCTTCCAAGAACGACCCAAAAGATGCTCTGGTCATCGCCGATGCGGTGAGTCGTGGGTTCTACACGCCCTTCTCTCCAAAGGATGAAGCATTCCGCCGTATACGGGTTATGGTTACAAACAGAGAGCACTGGGTTGTTAAATCAGGACGGATTAAGAATAGAATCCACCGCTGGCTCGATATCCGGTTTCCAGAATACAGACAAGCATTTGATGATATTTTTAGCGATCGTTCCTTGGCCACTTTGCGCCGGTTCCCAGCCCCTTCTGACCTGCAGCTAACTCCGGAGCAAATGGTACAGATCCGGGGTGAATATATGGCTAGACCTGGTGGGGTGCGAGGTAAGAACAAGGCGCTGGAACTTCAATCACTGGCTAGACATAGCGTGGGAGACACTACTGCCCTTGAAGAAGACAAATGGGAGCTAAGGCACCTCATCGAAGAGTATGAAAGAATCTGCCGAATCATTGATGAAGCGGACGAGATGATTGAAAAGGTACTGCCTGAAATCCCTTGTTCAGATCTCGTTCGATCTGTCGGTGCTTCCGTTCCTGCAACGGCTGCCATATTGGCATTTGGCGGGGACTTACGTAAGCTGTCTCACGGAAATCAATTATTGCGCAAGGCAGGATTGAACTTAGCAGAACGAAGTTCAGGCAAGTATAAGGGGCAAATTAAGCTCACCAAACGAGGCAACTCACTACTGCGCAAGCATCTCTACTTCACTGTGTTTCACCTGTTATCTTTCAATGGAGCGTTCCAAGCCATGCATGCACACAATACCGAAGTGAAACGAATGACGAAAATGCAGTCCATGATGAAGCTGATTGGGAAACTCGCCCGGATGCTTGTAGCCATGGCTAGAGAAGGACAAACATTCTCCATGGATAAGGCCCAGCTACCGTTAGCAGCATAA
- a CDS encoding copper amine oxidase N-terminal domain-containing protein produces the protein MRLKLPLRICILILSITLCLITPQVYAESDIPTISVYLHDEKITFEQEPVLLDGVTLVHFRNIFEKLGYTVDWNETTQRISAERGGSKISLVIGSSLATANNIAYYLEKAPQIIKGNSLVPLRFVAEASGATVTWDQTTHHVMLSIDKTKSAELKINRVIESYAFSKSAHDFVDAITRSNGTKNNGYQLDKITFDENRKEAIVEYTLDFWVNSPKLINDKDIDSEENMDVRIKVKQKIILDEYENWYLSPILRDREYLVIPK, from the coding sequence ATGAGACTGAAACTACCTCTTCGCATATGCATTCTAATTTTATCTATAACTCTATGCTTGATTACCCCGCAGGTTTATGCGGAAAGCGATATTCCAACAATCTCTGTTTATTTACACGATGAGAAAATAACTTTTGAACAAGAACCCGTATTATTGGACGGGGTAACCTTAGTTCATTTTCGAAACATATTTGAAAAGCTTGGATACACGGTGGACTGGAACGAAACAACTCAAAGAATTTCTGCAGAGCGCGGCGGCAGCAAAATAAGTTTAGTGATTGGAAGCTCCCTCGCTACGGCAAACAATATTGCTTATTATCTCGAAAAAGCACCGCAGATAATTAAAGGTAATTCACTCGTTCCTCTTAGGTTTGTTGCAGAAGCATCAGGCGCCACTGTGACTTGGGATCAAACAACGCATCACGTGATGTTATCAATTGACAAAACCAAATCTGCTGAGTTGAAGATCAATAGAGTCATAGAAAGCTACGCTTTTTCAAAAAGTGCTCACGATTTTGTTGATGCCATCACAAGAAGTAATGGTACAAAGAATAACGGATATCAATTGGACAAAATAACATTTGATGAGAATAGAAAAGAAGCAATCGTTGAGTACACGTTAGACTTTTGGGTTAATAGTCCCAAACTGATAAATGACAAAGACATCGATAGTGAAGAAAATATGGATGTAAGAATAAAAGTTAAACAAAAAATAATTTTGGATGAGTATGAAAATTGGTACCTTTCACCTATACTCCGTGATAGGGAATATCTTGTTATACCTAAGTAA
- a CDS encoding ABC transporter ATP-binding protein yields the protein MKVMSLIHIEKASKYYTMGEETIKALDDVSLDIDHGEFVAIMGPSGSGKSTLMNIIGCLDVVDKGVYNLDGQAINVLKDSQLAEIRNQKIGFVFQSFNLLPRLSAYENVELPLIYRGMTKREREPYVLQALESVDLLDRRGHLTSELSGGQQQRVAISRALAGDPSIILADEPIGALDSKTGVEILDLLKRLNKQGRTIVLITHDILIAQQAKRIIRFRDGRLYKDV from the coding sequence ATGAAGGTAATGTCGTTAATCCATATCGAGAAAGCCAGTAAATACTATACGATGGGCGAGGAAACGATTAAAGCGTTAGATGACGTCTCGTTAGATATTGATCATGGAGAGTTCGTAGCTATTATGGGGCCATCAGGTTCCGGCAAATCCACACTGATGAACATCATCGGGTGCTTGGATGTTGTGGATAAAGGTGTTTATAACCTTGATGGTCAAGCAATAAACGTGCTTAAGGATTCACAGCTTGCTGAGATTCGCAATCAGAAGATTGGTTTCGTTTTTCAGAGCTTCAACTTGCTGCCAAGATTAAGTGCGTATGAGAATGTGGAGTTGCCTTTAATTTATCGGGGAATGACGAAAAGGGAACGTGAGCCATATGTTCTGCAGGCATTGGAATCGGTGGACTTATTAGATCGTAGGGGACACCTTACCTCGGAATTATCCGGTGGGCAGCAGCAGCGTGTCGCCATTTCCCGAGCTTTGGCAGGAGATCCGTCTATTATTCTGGCGGATGAACCAATAGGTGCGCTGGATTCGAAGACGGGTGTGGAGATTTTGGATCTTTTGAAGAGATTGAATAAACAAGGTCGGACGATTGTTTTGATTACACATGACATTTTGATTGCGCAGCAGGCGAAGCGGATCATTCGTTTTCGAGATGGGCGATTGTATAAAGATGTTTAG
- a CDS encoding GMC oxidoreductase: MALKIWVARNNDTLRIIADQKRVSIDDLLSLNPSIESSDQNIAGKLVNLPVFTELDMRPVTIPPTCHIPPEYIENWIPLTSLETMADNEYDVLIVGTGAGGGTMLWRLCEQWRNNGKRIGIIERGNIVMPTHGRNLPMMNRTRLEQYYRYISKPLQGSYPEFIGAREVICLGGRTVFWDVVASRLVLSLLPDWPIPIHEMDTYYNIAERVMNVTDEYARGSSLTEILLDRLQQGGFPESRYMPIAADIHPTKFGEVHSDVFFSSFSLLAKALFLRPFDLAINARAVQVLVDQGKATGVKVMSPDMSSYILKAKTIVLSTSTYETPRLLLHSGIQGGAVGHYMTNQVFMLAPGKVSRRDFTDIPGTLSILITATPDKPYQIRLMGPSGYDWYPSSQEKPFLEELNILLQCFGKIDPRYENRVLLNPDRKDEYGVPEIEVQFSFSEAEQAEIQKMLESVKRISSVANITLGEICLVPTGDLHHTSGTCRMGEDPSTSVTDLYGQVHGISGLYVADNSVLPFIGSGNPTLTTVALAIRTADHIATQGKGYK; encoded by the coding sequence ATGGCATTGAAAATATGGGTTGCTCGTAACAACGATACGCTCCGAATCATCGCAGATCAAAAGCGTGTATCGATTGATGATCTCCTATCACTTAATCCATCCATCGAAAGCTCTGATCAGAACATCGCTGGTAAACTGGTTAATCTTCCTGTCTTCACCGAATTGGACATGAGGCCGGTCACGATTCCTCCGACTTGTCACATACCACCGGAATATATCGAAAATTGGATTCCTTTGACTTCATTGGAAACCATGGCGGATAACGAATACGATGTTCTGATTGTAGGTACAGGTGCCGGAGGAGGAACTATGCTCTGGAGACTGTGCGAACAGTGGCGGAACAACGGTAAGCGGATTGGCATTATTGAAAGAGGAAACATTGTCATGCCAACGCATGGCCGCAATCTTCCAATGATGAATCGCACACGTCTTGAACAATATTACCGATACATATCAAAACCATTGCAAGGCTCTTATCCGGAGTTTATAGGGGCAAGAGAAGTTATTTGCCTTGGAGGAAGGACCGTATTTTGGGATGTAGTTGCTTCTCGCTTGGTTTTGTCTCTGCTTCCGGACTGGCCGATCCCGATTCATGAAATGGACACCTATTATAACATTGCCGAGCGGGTCATGAATGTCACCGACGAATATGCCAGAGGGTCTTCATTAACGGAGATTTTGCTGGATCGTCTGCAACAAGGCGGTTTTCCCGAATCGAGATATATGCCGATAGCCGCCGATATTCATCCGACCAAGTTCGGGGAAGTTCATTCGGATGTTTTTTTTAGTTCTTTTTCTCTCCTTGCTAAAGCTTTATTTCTTAGACCTTTCGATTTGGCGATAAACGCCCGTGCCGTTCAAGTGCTGGTCGATCAGGGGAAAGCTACCGGTGTTAAGGTCATGTCTCCGGATATGAGTTCTTATATTCTTAAAGCAAAAACGATCGTATTGTCGACGAGTACGTATGAAACTCCGCGTTTGCTGCTTCATTCGGGCATCCAGGGAGGAGCGGTCGGCCATTATATGACAAATCAAGTTTTTATGCTAGCTCCCGGAAAAGTGAGCCGGAGAGATTTCACGGATATTCCCGGAACTCTCAGTATTTTAATTACTGCAACGCCGGATAAGCCCTATCAGATCCGTCTGATGGGACCGAGCGGTTATGATTGGTATCCATCATCTCAAGAAAAACCGTTCTTGGAGGAGTTGAACATTCTTCTCCAATGTTTTGGTAAGATCGATCCTCGGTATGAAAACAGGGTGTTATTAAACCCTGACAGAAAAGATGAATACGGAGTACCGGAAATAGAAGTGCAATTTTCATTTAGTGAAGCAGAACAAGCCGAAATTCAAAAGATGTTAGAGTCTGTAAAGCGGATTTCTTCCGTTGCAAATATCACCTTGGGCGAAATCTGCCTTGTGCCTACCGGAGATTTGCATCACACTTCGGGTACGTGCCGTATGGGTGAGGATCCTTCGACCTCAGTCACGGATCTGTACGGTCAAGTTCACGGTATTTCAGGACTGTATGTGGCCGACAACAGTGTTTTACCATTCATCGGGTCTGGAAATCCAACGTTGACCACAGTCGCGCTGGCCATTCGAACGGCAGATCATATCGCCACCCAAGGCAAAGGATATAAGTGA
- a CDS encoding IS110 family transposase: MKFKQSEVQNQRIERITTSHLVVGIDMAKETHVAQATNFRGIVLSNRHLSFSNTIEGFEKLQRWIEGLQQKHRLNSVIVGMEPTEHYWWNLANWLTNKGSNVVLVNPATTKRNKENRDNSPSKSDPKDALVIADIVSRGYYYEHTRQTQEFQRLRTMMSDREFWVAYSVRLQNRIIRWLDIRFPEYTSVFKDWTCKRSMATLKELPLPQDLALRSITDMITTWRKHMHRAGGSTGTQKAAELISQAKRSVGDLTALAEAKQDLERLIAEYERIVEMLGEMQKQILAILSEIPMASQLRSFKGLGPIFVAAILAGAGDLRQYAHGRQLLRKAGLNLAESTSGKRKGQIVISKRGDSTLRKYLFLATLQLIGVNPVFRELHEYNVKVKHMKKQRSVFKLLGKVALILISIVQKGETFTPEKESHIIAQAA, from the coding sequence ATGAAGTTTAAACAATCAGAAGTACAAAATCAACGAATTGAACGAATTACCACATCTCATCTTGTTGTAGGTATCGATATGGCTAAGGAAACTCATGTCGCACAAGCTACGAATTTTCGCGGAATTGTGCTCTCGAATCGCCACCTCTCATTTAGTAACACCATAGAAGGCTTTGAAAAGCTGCAGCGTTGGATAGAGGGACTTCAGCAAAAGCACCGTTTGAACAGTGTTATCGTTGGCATGGAACCCACCGAGCATTATTGGTGGAACTTAGCGAATTGGCTTACAAACAAAGGATCGAACGTCGTCCTAGTGAATCCAGCCACCACCAAAAGAAACAAGGAGAATCGTGATAATAGTCCTTCCAAGAGTGATCCGAAGGATGCACTTGTCATCGCGGACATTGTAAGCCGTGGTTATTACTATGAACATACGCGACAAACTCAAGAGTTCCAAAGACTGCGCACCATGATGAGCGATCGGGAGTTTTGGGTCGCCTACAGTGTCCGGTTACAGAATCGGATTATTCGCTGGTTGGATATTCGCTTCCCAGAGTATACATCGGTGTTTAAGGATTGGACTTGCAAACGTTCAATGGCCACATTGAAAGAGTTACCATTACCGCAGGATCTTGCGTTACGATCCATAACCGATATGATTACGACTTGGAGAAAACATATGCACAGAGCAGGCGGCTCTACAGGCACGCAGAAAGCCGCTGAGCTTATTTCTCAAGCCAAGAGGAGTGTGGGGGATCTCACGGCTTTAGCTGAGGCAAAGCAAGATTTAGAACGATTAATCGCAGAGTATGAACGCATCGTGGAAATGCTAGGGGAGATGCAGAAGCAAATCCTAGCAATACTTAGTGAGATTCCGATGGCGAGTCAGCTTCGCTCCTTTAAAGGGCTTGGCCCCATTTTTGTTGCAGCGATTTTAGCTGGTGCGGGTGATCTTAGACAGTATGCGCATGGACGTCAGTTACTACGAAAAGCTGGACTTAATCTAGCTGAAAGTACGTCGGGAAAACGGAAGGGACAGATAGTCATATCGAAACGTGGAGATTCTACCTTACGTAAGTATTTGTTTCTCGCTACCCTACAGCTTATTGGTGTAAATCCTGTATTTCGAGAGTTACATGAGTATAACGTTAAAGTTAAGCATATGAAGAAGCAGAGATCTGTATTTAAACTGCTGGGAAAAGTAGCTCTGATCTTAATCAGCATTGTCCAAAAAGGTGAAACATTTACGCCCGAAAAGGAAAGTCACATCATTGCGCAAGCTGCATAA
- the dnaN gene encoding DNA polymerase III subunit beta, producing MRVLLVNISKDSLINALQHVLRAVSSNNTIPILSGICIQACVNEIVFTASNTSMRIQFRIPRDNKSLNVHRTGSIVVPARYFNEVIRKLTADIITFEINKPLILTIVSGKSQIRLCGMDPEEFPLINNQEHNPDNKLRINNALLKATIKQVATAASTSEMRPVLTGVSFDYNNDSVNLIATDGIRLASKIIHTEKNTLNTSTKFLIPAKNLYEVSKMLRNDDDATEIDVIANQVRFTANELQVESALIEGTFPSITNVIPQSYLSEVLVDTTRLLRAVECVTVLAGESIIRLLATTSTLELLSRTAEIGDVQDEVPLMEMSGDDFSISLNGRFFIDILRSIDSEHVRIRFTGKASPVVIIPEIKPSSTLFLITPVRTHS from the coding sequence GTGAGGGTATTGCTGGTCAACATATCAAAAGATTCTCTTATCAACGCTCTACAGCATGTGTTAAGAGCTGTATCTTCGAACAACACAATACCCATTCTATCGGGGATATGTATTCAGGCATGTGTAAATGAAATAGTGTTCACTGCAAGTAATACAAGTATGAGAATACAGTTTAGGATTCCCCGGGATAATAAATCTTTGAATGTACATAGAACAGGTAGTATTGTTGTACCAGCACGTTACTTTAATGAGGTAATTCGTAAACTTACTGCTGATATAATTACATTTGAAATAAACAAGCCTTTAATACTCACCATCGTGTCAGGGAAATCACAGATTCGTTTATGCGGTATGGATCCTGAAGAATTCCCATTAATTAATAATCAAGAACACAATCCTGACAATAAGCTCCGAATAAACAATGCTTTATTAAAGGCAACAATTAAGCAAGTGGCAACTGCGGCTTCAACGTCCGAAATGAGACCCGTGTTAACGGGAGTCTCATTTGATTACAATAATGATTCAGTGAACCTAATTGCTACCGATGGAATTCGTCTTGCTTCCAAAATTATACATACCGAAAAAAACACTCTAAACACCAGTACCAAATTTCTTATTCCAGCTAAAAACTTATATGAAGTTTCAAAAATGTTAAGAAATGATGATGATGCAACTGAAATTGATGTGATTGCCAATCAAGTTAGATTTACGGCAAATGAACTACAGGTTGAGTCCGCTCTAATCGAAGGTACTTTTCCATCAATAACAAATGTAATTCCACAATCATATTTATCTGAAGTGTTAGTTGATACAACCCGATTATTGCGTGCTGTTGAATGCGTCACTGTCCTAGCTGGTGAAAGTATAATAAGGCTATTAGCAACTACAAGTACCCTAGAGCTATTATCTAGAACTGCGGAGATTGGGGATGTACAAGATGAGGTTCCTTTAATGGAAATGAGCGGTGATGATTTTAGCATATCCCTCAACGGAAGGTTTTTTATTGATATACTTCGTAGTATTGATAGTGAGCATGTCAGAATAAGGTTCACAGGGAAAGCAAGTCCCGTAGTCATAATACCAGAGATCAAACCCTCGTCTACATTATTTTTAATCACTCCTGTGAGGACACATAGTTGA
- a CDS encoding ribbon-helix-helix domain-containing protein → MSNKKIKVGVANKEGQLGFLFSRGGLREGAGRKNIGVTKKVSLTLTDDLWERLEKHCADKKQSRSEVIRNIIESFYSK, encoded by the coding sequence TTGAGTAATAAAAAAATTAAAGTCGGTGTAGCCAATAAAGAAGGACAGCTAGGTTTTTTGTTTTCAAGAGGTGGCCTTCGTGAGGGGGCTGGCAGAAAGAATATAGGGGTGACTAAGAAAGTATCACTAACCTTAACGGACGATTTATGGGAAAGACTCGAAAAGCATTGTGCGGACAAGAAGCAATCCCGTTCAGAGGTTATCCGTAACATTATCGAATCCTTCTATTCAAAGTAA